A stretch of Babesia bigemina genome assembly Bbig001, chromosome : III DNA encodes these proteins:
- a CDS encoding tetratricopeptide repeat domain containing protein, putative encodes MSDKSSSSSSSSPASSDIEVDEPVDVQACVAEATSLKEQGNAAFKAADYDTAAEAYQKAVDRLRKLPSDVTEHDGMKSVLYSNLSASYLGMANHEKAISAAEDALRWDPGNKKAQYRRALARFNFGYLDEAKSECQAMIAEDSGNSNARMLLAKIVERQKHLREQQKKAFGGLFNKTGGLYVDRTEEMQQRKQRRFEDFNRERREKGEDELDFEAWERKEEEEEQKREAERIEKVKAEEEKKRNEANGDDKKRNGAQAPEEPKSPTAASAAAKKPKQEESDMDEEDQKIIQETKKMGYCYFGKNKPEGNLTSSRVPQKIETDASSTDTVSRSLSSWNSKGTTYEEKDMSSWCRKAISDSLKAARYENDPSLRDPSVNVMEMLSNINIDKLEDSANLEKLEKLAMMIHKSSIRVTSVADLECDAQIALIRATRRYMFDFSCALKFEASIDTAFGSGYSSDDESKASVYRGTLLLTEISSAMEKGKTYSDYMRVSFEDEPKPEHAELMRCMMDKFKTSVCERIDAFLDAYQQQ; translated from the exons ATGTCCGACAAATCGTCTTcgtcttcttcttcttcgcCTGCATCCTCCGACATCGAGGTGGATGAGCCCGTGGATGTGCAGGCTTGCGTCGCCGAGGCTACCTCGCTGAAGGAGCAGGGCAATGCCGCGTTCAAAGCGGCCGACTACGACACGGCCGCCGAGGCATATCAG AAAGCCGTTGATCGCCTCCGCAAGTTGCCGTCCGACGTGACGGAGCACGACGGCATGAAGAGCGTCCTGTACTCCAACCTGAGTGCGTCTTACCTCGGCATGGCCAACCACGAGAAGGCCATATCCGCGGCTGAGGACGCGCTGAGATGGGACCCGGGGAACAAGAAGGCCCAGTACCGCCGCGCCCTGGCAAGGTTCAACTTCGGTTACCTCGACGAGGCGAAGAGCGAGTGCCAGGCGATGATCGCCGAGGACTCCGGCAACAGCAACGCGCGTATGCTGCTGGCTAAGATCGTCGAGCGCCAGAAGCACCTCCGCGAGCAGCAGAAGAAGGCGTTCGGCGGCCTGTTCAACAAGACTGGCGGGCTGTACGTGGACCGCACGGAGGagatgcagcagcgcaagcAGCGCCGCTTCGAGGACTTCAATCGCGAGCGCCGCGAAAAGGGCGAGGATGAGCTCGACTTCGAGGCGTGGGAGCgcaaggaggaggaggaagagcAGAAGCGCGAAGCCGAGCGCAtcgagaaggtgaaggccGAGGAGGAGAAAAAGCGCAACGAGGCCAATGGCGACGATAAGAAGCGCAACGGCGCGCAAGCTCCCGAGGAGCCCAAGAGTCCCACCGCTGCTTCGGCCGCCGCCAAGAAGCCGAAGCAGGAGGAGTCCGACATGGACGAGGAGGACCAGAAGATCATCCAGGAGACTAAAAAGATGG GCTACTGCTATTTCGGCAAAAACAAGCCCGAGGGCAACCTTACCAGCAGCAGGGTGCCTCAGAAGATAGAGACGGACGCATCG TCGACGGACACGGTGTCGCGTTCGCTTTCGTCGTGGAACTCCAAGGGCACCACCTACGAGGAGAAAG ATATGTCATCGTGGTGTCGCAAGGCGATCAGCGACAGCCTGAAGGCCGCCCGCTACGAGAACGACCCGTCGCTGCGCGACCCCAGCGTCAACGTCATGGAGATGCTGAGCAAC ATAAACATCGACAAGCTTGAGGACTCTGCGAACCTGGAGAAGTTGGAGAAGCTGGCGATGATGATCCACAAGAGCAGCATCAGGGTCACCTCTGTGGCCGACCTCGAGTGTGATGCGCAGATCGCGCTGATCAGGGCCACTCGCCGCTACATGTTCGACTTCAGCTGCGCGCTGAAGTTCGAGGCGTCGATTGACACCGCGTTCGGTTCCGGCTACTCGAGCGACGACGAGTCGAAGGCTTCCGTTTACCGCG GTACGCTCTTGCTGACCGAGATTTCTAGCGCCATGGAAAAGGGCAAGACCTACAGCGACTACATGCGCGTGTCCTTCGAGGACGAGCCTAAGCCCGAGCACGCGGAGCTGATGCGCTGCATGATGGACAAGTTCAAGACTTCCGTGTGCGAGCGTATCGACGCTTTCCTGGATGCGTACCAGCAGCAGTGA
- a CDS encoding IQ calmodulin-binding domain containing protein, putative: protein MISTDGGSSGSHNEPRESNGAEGANTEDGIAALEDFYYVDGLAPRKVVEHIYRRYRRGHYFSYFGNVLFYLMPSRQRDMRREYEKHLFKAGDAEPHLFGLLNEILHLTVASQSRPMGRGYGLLSDHAGSAPKRRFDAADPQNQRRNCNVFVYGDSSFGQMDVAKHAVEYLSQSAHVIGLEPSGAMTEHITDVNDLLAMFGDYASHDSVYRNTQMTYKLNFDSDHKMTSISVVPNMATDISCTAVSSRFRSYLASRTEDAALRDVVVRPPTIFYALLRGSIQSNLRRWLATCKLTARDAKLILQMLPVHEESHHDWHLKTLERAIRILLKIGFSADEVQSIMQVLAAVLLFDTCTLLRDNYERDPQSGSSRSVSQVNSHRTDLSAKDSGGGSGRMSIRSDDPNASSRTATGRASQDGDGVINPKDILVFAADVLDIGFFRVPAKMLGSQEQLFRLELLSSESMAQLDNLSSALFVRLKVAIYRKINSFLDLKRGSAVQTTISIHCNAGSFPQSLHVDKHCDLELARRASEEVFVDKLITAAMQRSNASDGDLDMARRSRKAVAALSGVTGLLGKVVVIAHDKANGKGNKSSWQAANVATVEHSWHKVNYDISSIAQEEAQMFTIPSRVLRLFAYSKNKFIIDLLVSKRSLHNVSGACAGALSYMTFLDTTIADGDESHFIVCTSPTLARKLYSKHANQSDSARRSPDEDGQHKGDRPEAADDHQAEHEDEGDMTLLERALSTNVPMLKICVTQRDQSQVTLDISAALNAFLPLAYVALHCSAHRNIPLMDDKVTLMLLLHALNVPTSAYKISEKTVTLRRALCVKILARAFTYLTEVMGSVKLIQRWWFGYNVIRLKEKLARTVVRIQARVRERLFQEHVHTRAKARALSTDFIGLCVVLYHLKVSLLSSSQKTLQLLHSMEKRYHEKEYHHIQHAAAAYIQACWRGRVQRKRYDQMRVEQLEDFGAALVQSAIRRFLATAKLVQQKPTRDIAATAIQAAYRGYRARRQYEVLTGLKLALLSVVRKGSKLLSLGDHLKFVKERKRYNSTTMQMKKLIMMQTNLPPGFTKVQNMIRMYFVRKQYLHLRSAIEKVQALGMTKVARIKYLEKVKAATTIQRWWRGVRPPGVAPLSGNALYYLNMREYAAAAPLRELCNAVGMTLFHFRAYHDLRHVYPRSWAAEASGILDYLIQMQLTFIDTGNAECPRIVGLQFAVGAYHSLMLVSYTQGGSTALYSWGGAAVLEAETAPHPRTAGNRPGTGSTGGKPKRLHTQYLPKPLEFYTWDTTELVGLGRPQMVLVPRVEITSIACGNEFSLALDRSGRVYSWGTNVHGQCGQGHRLTYVWSPTMLPLREVTGAWCGEEHSVVRVSVGEYFVFGRAFGYAIYAPEDIKAHCQAIQRQRIVAVACGGTMTVLYTAELRYVLRVLGGSAAFAECYNLRGNIHSVCTNGRMICAVVDKVTEGGALGQQVLAWGHLRCFSKHFKEPLPNTALLVNAFCEMLEHPERRRPRRSLVKVDSHLAKSCSIAVPTPVNIAKRVLSVTCDHQQMLFTCLHGVVLGVQTFELIHDSPSDIRDSDGHGIRLSPQVTNARLEPALYQFAALEQSEAQVQLAYNRLSCSVGYVATPTPADQTLV, encoded by the exons ATGATCAGCACCGATGGCGGCTCCAGCGGCAGCCATAACGAGCCCCGTGAGTCAAACGGCGCAGAGGGAGCCAACACGGAAGA TGGGATCGCCGCGCTCGAAGATTTCTACTACGTGGACGGGCTCGCGCCACGGAAGGTGGTGGAGCACATATACCGGAGGTACAGGAGGGGGCACTACTTCTCGTACTTCGGAAACGtgctcttctacctcatgccctcacggcagcgggaCATGCGCAGGGAGTACGAGAAGCACCTGTTCAAGGCCGGCGATGCGGAGCCGCACCTCTTCGGGCTTCTCAACGAGATATTGCATCTGACCGTGGCCTCCCAGTCGCGACCCATGGGGCGAGGGTATGGGTTGCTGAGCGACCACGCCGGCTCTGCGCCGAAGCGGCGCTTCGACGCGGCGGACCCACAGAACCAGAGACGCAACTGCAATGTCTTTGTGTATGGCGACAGCTCCTTCGGGCAGATGGACGTCGCGAAACACGCTGTAGAATACTTATCGCAAAGTGCCCACGTTATCGGTCTCGAG CCATCTGGAGCCATGACTGAGCACATCACGGACGTAAACGACCTGCTGGCGATGTTCGGCGACTACGCATCGCATGACAGCGTCTACCGCAACACGCAGATGACCTACAAGCTGAATTTCGACAGTGACCACAAAATGACGTCGATTAGCGTGGTGCCAAATATGGCCACTGATATCTCATG CACCGCGGTGTCGTCGAGGTTCAGGAGCTACCTGGCCAGCAGGACGGAAGACGCAGCGCTTCGCGACGTTGTGGTGAGGCCGCCCACAATTTTCTACGCACTGCTGCGCGGCAGCATCCAAAGCAACTTGCGGCGGTGGTTGGCGACGTGCAAGCTCACGGCCAGAGACGCGAAGCTCATACTGCAGATGCTGCCCGTGCATGAGGAATCGCACCATGACTGGCATCTCAAGACGCTGGAACGCGCCATACGCATACTGTTGAAAATTGGGTTCAGCGCAGACGAGGTACAGTCGATCATGCAGGTgctggcggcggtgctgcTTTTCGACACTTGCACGCTGTTGCGTGACAACTACGAGAGAGACCCGCAGTCGGGCTCCAGTAGGTCGGTCTCACAGGTGAACAGTCACCGGACCGACCTGAGTGCAAAGGATAGCGGAGGTGGTTCTGGTCGGATGAGCATCAGGAGCGACGATCCAAACGCATCCTCCCGCACCGCCACCGGGCGGGCCTCGCAGGACGGTGATGGCGTCATCAACCCGAAGGATATTCTCGTGTTCGCTGCGGATGTGCTCGAtatagggttttttagggtgcCGGCCAAGATGCTGGGGTCACAAGAGCAGCTCTTCAGACTAGAGCTGCTCTCGTCGGAGAGCATGGCTCAACTAGACAACCTGTCGTCCGCACTCTTCGTGCGCTTGAAGGTCGCCATCTACCGGAAAATAAACAGTTTCCTGGACCTGAAGCGCGGATCCGCAGTGCAGACAACAATATCGATCCACTGCAACGCCGGGAGCTTTCCCCAGTCGCTGCACGTGGACAAGCACTGCGACCTTGAGCTGGCCAGGCGGGCGTCCGAGGAGGTCTTTGTGGACAAGCTCATCACTGCAGCCATGCAACGTAGCAACGCCTCGGACGGCGACCTGGATATGGCGCGCAGGAGCCGGAAGGCGGTGGCCGCATTGAGTGGAGTCACGGGTCTGCTCGGGAAGGTGGTGGTGATTGCGCATGATAAGGCCAACGGGAAAGGCAACAAAAGCTCATGGCAAGCCGCGAATGTGGCAACAG TGGAGCATTCGTGGCACAAGGTGAATTACGACATCTCGTCAATCGCGCAAGAGGAGGCCCAGATGTTCACGATCCCGAGCCGCGTCTTGAGGCTGTTCGCCTATTCCAAGAACAAGTTCATCATCGACCTGCTCGTCTCCAAAAGGTCGTTACACAACGTGTCGGGGGCGTGTGCCGGCGCACTCAGCTACATGACGTTCCTCGACACGACCATCGCAGACGGCGATGAGTCACACTTCATCGTATGCACCAGCCCAACACTAGCTCGCAAGCTTTACAGTAAG CACGCCAACCAATCGGACAGCGCAAGGCGCTCTCCCGACGAAGATGGACAGCACAAGGGGGATCGGCCTGAGGCGGCGGACGACCACCAAGCGGAACACGAAGACGAGGGCGACATGACGCTGCTTGAGCGGGCGCTGTCGACTAACGTGCCCATGCTGAAGATATGCGTGACGCAGCGCGACCAGTCGCAGGTGACGCTTGACATATCGGCTGCGCTGAACGCGTTCCTCCCGCTGGCCTACGTCGCGTTGCACTGTTCGGCGCACCGCAATATACCGCTCATGgatgacaaggtcacgCTCATGCTCCTGCTGCACGCCTTGAACGTGCCGACCTCGGCGTACAAGATCTCGGAGAAGACCGTCACCTTGAGGCGGGCGCTGTGCGTCAAGATACTGGCACGCGCATTCACGTACCTGACCGAGGTGATGGGCAGCGTGAAGCTGATACAGCGCTGGTGGTTCGGATACAACGTCATCAGACTCAAGGAGAAGCTCGCCCGAACCGTGGTACGCATACAGGCGCGCGTGAGGGAGCGGCTGTTCCAGGAGCACGTGCATACCCGGGCGAAGGCCCGCGCTCTCAGCACGGATTTCATAGGGCTATGCGTGGTCCTGTACCACCTCAAGGTGAGCCTGCTCTCCTCATCGCAGAAAACGCTGCAACTCCTGCACTCTATGGAGAAGCGGTACCACGAGAAGGAGTACCACCACATACAACACGCCGCTGCAGCCTACATCCAGGCGTGCTGGCGCGGCAGGGTGCAGCGGAAACGGTACGACCAGATGCGCGTCGAACAGCTGGAGGACTTCGGGGCCGCACTGGTCCAGTCCGCCATCAGGAGGTTCCTGGCAACCGCCAAGCTGGTACAGCAGAAACCCACGCGCGACATAGCGGCGACGGCTATCCAAGCTGCGTACCGCGGGTACCGTGCGAGGCGACAGTACGAGGTGCTCACGGGACTCAAACTCGCGCTTCTCTCCGTCGTGCGGAAGGGGTCGAAGCTCCTCAGCCTGGGGGACCACCTCAAGTTCGTCAAGGAGCGCAAGCGATACAACTCCACCACGATGCAGATGAAGAAGCTCATCATGATGCAGACCAACCTGCCCCCAGGGTTCACAAAGGTGCAGAACATGATCCGGATGTACTTCGTGCGCAAGCAGTACCTGCACCTGCGCTCGGCCATCGAGAAGGTGCAGGCGCTGGggatgaccaaggtggcgcGCATAAAGTACCTCGAGAAGGTCAAGGCCGCCACTACGATACAGCGTTGGTGGCGCGGCGTTAGACCTCCCGGCGTTGCGCCGCTGTCGGGCAACGCCTTGTACTACCTCAACATGAGGGAGTACGCGGCCGCAGCGCCCCTGCGCGAGCTTTGCAACGCGGTCGGCATGACGCTCTTCCACTTCCGCGCGTACCACGACCTGCGGCACGTTTACCCGCGTTCGTGGGCCGCAGAAGCGAGCGGGATACTGGATTACTTGATTCAGATGCAGCTCACGTTTATCGACACCGGGAACGCAGAATGCCCGCGCATCGTCGGCCTGCAGTTCGCGGTGGGAGCGTACCACAGTCTGATGCTGGTATCGTACACCCAAGGCGGCAGTACAGCGCTCTACTCATGGGGAGGGGCCGCGGTTTTGGAGGCGGAAACGGCCCCGCATCCACGGACGGCTGGAAACAGGCCAGGAACGGGATCCACGGGCGGAAAACCGAAGAGGCTGCATACGCAGTACCTGCCAAAGCCCCTGGAATTCTACACATGGGATACCACGGAGCTCGTCGGTTTGGGGCGGCCGCAGATGGTGTTGGTACCGCGAGTGGAGATCACGTCGATTGCTTGCGGCAACGAATTCTCATTGGCGCTGGATCGCAGCGGGAGAGTGTACAGCTGGGGCACAAACGTGCACGGGCAGTGTGGCCAGGGCCACAGGCTCACGTACGTCTGGTCGCCGACGATGCTGCCGTTGCGCGAGGTGACTGGGGCATGGTGCGGCGAGGAGCACTCGGTTGTGCGGGTCTCCGTCGGCGAGTACTTCGTGTTCGGACGGGCGTTCGGGTACGCAATATACGCGCCCGAGGACATCAAGGCGCACTGCCAGGCTATACAACGGCAGCGCATAGTGGCGGTGGCGTGCGGCGGCACTATGACCGTGCTGTACACGGCCGAGCTGCGCTACGTGCTACGCGTGCTGGGAGGCAGTGCGGCATTTGCTGAGTGCTACAACCTGCGCGGAAACATACACTCGGTGTGTACCAACGGCCGCATGATATGCGCCGTCGTGGACAAGGTTACCGAAGGAGGTGCCCTCGGGCAGCAGGTCCTGGCATGGGGGCACCTGCGCTGCTTCTCGAAGCACTTCAAGGAGCCGCTGCCCAACACGGCGCTGCTCGTCAACGCTTTCTGCGAGATGTTGGAGCACCCGGAGAGGAGGCGCCCGCGAAGGTCGCTGGTCAAGGTGGATTCGCATCTGGCCAAGTCGTGCTCAATTGCAGTGCCCACCCCGGTGAACATCGCCAAGCGCGTGCTCAGCGTCACCTGCGACCACCAGCAGATGCTGTTCACGTGCCTGCATGGGGTGGTGCTCGGCGTACAGACCTTCGAGCTCATCCACGACAGCCCGAGCGACATCCGCGACTCAGACGGCCACGGCATACGGCTCAGCCCCCAGGTTACCAACGCCCGACTCGAACCGGCGCTATACCAGTTCGCCGCGCTGGAGCAGTCGGAAGCGCAGGTGCAGCTCGCCTATAACCGGCTCTCCTGCTCCGTCGGCTACgtcgccacgcctacaccggcCGACCAGACTCTTGTTTGA
- a CDS encoding CWF19, CELL CYCLE CONTROL PROTEIN, putative: protein MGYGAKRHRGNPRRDGPSDRPGHRGRGMAPYQFKVDEALYQANHEAAAALRRRILVREDAEGFDIGPCQFRQISKFKPLDLRDAPPRSHMGAAEGGCPLCASGVQREQRLSQSTAAFLAMEQQRHAILHDQLVLAPKQHMQSTLYLDDNAYTEIRNYQKTLVRMFDEQGKAVVFVELSLRDPYLRNKEDSGTRRHQHCRIDCFPIPAEALDEAKSFFRKAIGDLVPEWSRNKKVLEVKGKTGVREHIPRGFDFVHVDYSLSGDGIACVVEDASRVQMSFAREVIAGVLRMDAMARAFRKPDTYKQALSWLRNQYQNFDWTNIK, encoded by the coding sequence ATGGGCTACGGGGCTAAGCGCCACCGGGGAAACCCGCGGCGCGACGGTCCCTCGGACCGCCCTGGGCACAGGGGCCGCGGCATGGCTCCCTACCAGTTTAAGGTCGACGAGGCGCTCTACCAGGCCAACCACGAGGCAGCAGCCGCCCTGAGGCGCCGGATTTTGGTGAGGGAGGACGCGGAAGGCTTCGACATCGGGCCCTGCCAGTTTAGACAGATATCCAAATTCAAGCCACTGGACCTACGTGATGCCCCGCCTAGGAGCCACATGGGCGCCGCTGAGGGCGGATGCCCCTTGTGCGCCTCGGGAGTGCAGCGGGAGCAGCGCCTATCGCAATCAACAGCGGCCTTCCTGGCGATggagcagcagcggcacgcCATACTGCACGACCAGCTCGTGCTGGCGCCAAAGCAGCACATGCAGAGCACGCTGTACCTCGACGACAACGCCTACACCGAGATACGCAACTACCAGAAAACGCTGGTGCGCATGTTCGACGAGCAGGGCAAGGCCGTCGTGTTCGTCGAGCTCTCGCTGCGCGACCCGTACCTGCGGAACAAGGAGGACTCCGGCACGCGGCGGCACCAGCACTGCCGTATCGACTGCTTCCCGATACCGGCGGAGGCGCTCGACGAGGCCAAGAGCTTCTTTCGCAAGGCCATCGGCGACCTGGTCCCAGAGTGGTCGAGGAACAAGAAGGTACTCGAGGTCAAGGGAAAGACCGGCGTTCGCGAGCATATACCCAGGGGGTTCGACTTCGTGCACGTGGACTACTCGCTCTCCGGCGACGGCATCGCCTGCGTCGTGGAGGACGCCAGCAGGGTGCAAATGTCATTCGCCAGAGAGGTCATTGCCGGCGTGCTCAGGATGGACGCCATGGCACGCGCATTCAGGAAGCCAGACACTTACAAGCAGGCGCTCAGCTGGCTACGCAACCAGTACCAAAACTTCGATTGGACTAACATTAAGTAG
- a CDS encoding metal-binding domain in RNase L inhibitor, RLI family protein, putative gives MAPGNRKKLPQRKAGSAGSIHDVYARALRLSSGAPAQEIPEIPSASETHEDADEVECVQPSPPTDRPASADSKVKLFMWDFNQCDQKRCTGRKLLRMKLIHPLRIGQSFAGVVLSPFGRSKLSLEDLEIVRTRGLAVIDCSWNKVDTVNQGQLSVKHARLLPFLIAANPTHYGRPFELSCVEALAAGLHILGMGNEATRILAPFGWGRNFLEINASNLELYGSQGHTSADMESLEQRFLSSVAAENEERRAARRQLDYQDIGAEAPT, from the exons ATGGCGCCCGGTAATCGCAAGAAGCTGCCGCAGCGCAAAGCCGGGAGCGCGGGCAGCATCCACGATGTCTACGCTCGTGCGCTGCGGCTGTCGTCCGGGGCACCGGCGCAGGAGATTCCCGAGATTCCTAGCGCCAGCGAAACCCACGAAGACGCCGATGAGGTTGAGTGCGTTCAGCCGTCGCCTCCGACGGACCGCCCCGCATCGGCCGACAGCAAAGTGAAGCTGTTCATGTGGGACTTCAACCAGTGCGACCAGAAACGCTGCACCGGCCGGAAGCTGCTTCGTATGAAGCTGATACATCCGTTGAGGATCGGGCAGTCGTTCGCCGGCGTGGTGTTGAGCCCGTTCGGCCGCAGCAAGCTGTCGTTGGAGGACCTGGAGATCGTGCGCACCCGCGGATTGGCGGTCATCGACTGCTCCTGGAACAAGGTCGACACCGTCAACCAGGGCCAACTGAGCGTCA AGCATGCGCGCCTGCTCCCCttcctcatcgccgccaaccCAACTCACTACGGGCGCCCCTTCGAGCTGTCTTGCGTGGAGGCGCTGGCCGCCGGCTTGCACATCCTAG GCATGGGGAACGAAGCCACACGCATCCTGGCCCCTTTCGGCTGGGGGCGCAACTTCCTGGAGATAAACGCGTCAAACCTGGAGCTGTACGGCTCCCAGGGCCACACCAGCGCCGACATGGAGTCACTTGAGCAGCGTTTCTTGTCGAGCGTAGCGGCGGAGAACGAGGAGCGCCGTGCTGCGCGTCGTCAGCTCGACTACCAGGACATCGGCGCCGAGGCGCCTACTTAA